A single Pseudoalteromonas rubra DNA region contains:
- a CDS encoding hybrid sensor histidine kinase/response regulator, translated as MKYLFEGAILGLIWWIGAQAITQYHQLQDTQVAMALKARLNRATTELSLETLSAMDSNIYHFDRHAQKQLEFESAYNELLARDLLSDEMSLAVTRFKDAVDTYMQLASMLKTSYRYIAKQELEKEAYSAQAQLAVSKSAALVSNLQVTNSHTVVEVVREQLMRSMTSLEQFEQESRSFRVMRLHIDFILENALPASNLLVPIQNSTLSTAILEKTQHLSEQVDTVYWQMTRSILFLLALVSLLIIVVLLRLMSDLKRANAQANQAAETKSLFLSNMSHEIRTPMNGIMGLTDILLATELTSVQRNYLEKVRFSANALTTIINDILDFSKIESKKLNIEQTPFQFEELLDNLRSLITPIANTKGVKLIFDIDPLLSDWYIGDPVRINQIMLNFTSNAAKFTETGSITLAVHREAKTESSDWVEISVTDTGIGIEQDKVEQLFERFTQAEASTTRRYGGTGLGLTICKLLTELMEGNIAVVSEVGLGSTFSVRLPLNTVSKASLTEQEVSTASIAGKILIVEDDPIYMEVSDNIASSVGLTVSRAQNGRQAEAMLSANTFEMLLLDWVLPDCEANGLLERLETLAVLPAKVVIYTAHTEQSIAPKVNYPILYKPLLKKDLISLFVKDTPSQIAAKHNPEQSDQIEEPVSAAGAFRVLLVEDNEINRIVATKLLDRFELDIVIAENGQQAVDVIKSCDGAFDLVLMDIQMPVMDGMEATRILRETYDKERLTIIALTANVMQSEVDKYLSIGMNAHLGKPFKTDELDKVLEKYLFKRECLASKAE; from the coding sequence ATGAAATACCTTTTTGAAGGAGCAATACTTGGATTGATTTGGTGGATTGGCGCGCAAGCCATCACGCAATATCATCAATTACAAGATACTCAGGTTGCTATGGCGCTGAAAGCGCGACTTAACAGGGCGACAACAGAATTGTCGCTCGAAACCTTGTCTGCAATGGATAGTAATATTTATCACTTTGACAGGCATGCACAAAAGCAGCTGGAATTCGAAAGTGCATACAATGAACTGCTCGCCAGAGACTTGTTGAGCGACGAAATGAGCCTCGCTGTCACGCGCTTTAAAGACGCCGTTGACACATATATGCAGCTGGCCTCTATGCTCAAAACGTCCTACCGATATATTGCAAAACAGGAGCTGGAAAAAGAGGCTTACTCAGCGCAAGCCCAGTTAGCCGTCAGTAAAAGCGCTGCATTGGTGTCTAATTTGCAGGTAACCAATTCACATACTGTTGTTGAAGTGGTGCGTGAGCAGCTAATGCGCTCCATGACATCCCTCGAACAGTTTGAACAGGAAAGCCGTAGTTTCAGGGTAATGCGTTTACACATAGATTTTATACTCGAGAATGCATTGCCCGCTTCAAATCTGCTGGTACCGATACAAAACAGTACGCTATCAACGGCCATTTTGGAAAAAACGCAGCACCTTAGCGAACAGGTCGACACTGTTTACTGGCAGATGACAAGGTCGATCCTCTTCCTGCTTGCGCTGGTATCTCTTCTTATTATTGTCGTGTTGCTGCGGTTGATGAGCGATCTGAAGCGAGCCAATGCGCAGGCAAATCAGGCTGCCGAAACCAAGTCTTTGTTTTTATCCAATATGTCACATGAGATAAGAACGCCAATGAATGGGATCATGGGTCTGACTGATATCTTGCTGGCTACAGAGCTCACCTCAGTACAAAGAAATTACCTTGAGAAAGTGCGCTTTTCGGCAAATGCATTGACTACCATCATTAACGATATTCTCGACTTTTCAAAAATTGAATCTAAGAAGCTTAATATCGAGCAAACACCTTTTCAGTTTGAGGAATTGCTCGATAACTTGAGATCTTTGATCACGCCCATTGCCAACACCAAAGGGGTCAAGCTGATTTTCGATATTGACCCTTTGCTCAGTGACTGGTACATCGGCGATCCCGTCCGGATAAATCAGATTATGCTTAACTTCACGTCGAATGCAGCGAAGTTCACGGAAACAGGTTCGATTACGCTCGCTGTGCACCGGGAGGCTAAAACCGAGTCGAGTGACTGGGTGGAGATTTCAGTGACAGATACCGGAATAGGGATAGAGCAGGATAAAGTTGAACAGCTGTTCGAGCGTTTCACACAGGCTGAAGCTTCCACAACGCGTCGCTACGGTGGCACCGGGCTGGGACTGACAATTTGTAAATTACTGACAGAGCTAATGGAGGGTAATATCGCGGTGGTCAGTGAAGTCGGGCTGGGTTCTACGTTTAGCGTTCGTTTACCTCTGAACACGGTTAGTAAGGCATCATTAACCGAGCAGGAAGTCTCGACTGCCAGTATTGCAGGCAAAATATTAATCGTAGAAGATGACCCAATTTACATGGAGGTCAGTGATAACATTGCCTCGTCAGTGGGGCTGACCGTGTCGCGTGCGCAAAACGGACGACAAGCCGAGGCAATGTTATCCGCGAATACTTTTGAAATGCTACTGCTTGATTGGGTATTGCCAGACTGTGAGGCCAATGGGTTGTTAGAGAGACTAGAAACCTTAGCGGTGTTACCTGCAAAAGTTGTCATTTACACGGCGCATACAGAGCAAAGTATTGCGCCAAAAGTGAACTACCCGATACTTTATAAGCCATTACTAAAAAAAGACCTGATCAGTCTTTTTGTTAAAGATACGCCTAGTCAAATTGCTGCAAAGCACAACCCTGAGCAATCAGACCAGATAGAAGAACCTGTCAGCGCAGCTGGCGCGTTTCGGGTACTGCTCGTTGAAGACAATGAGATTAATCGCATAGTGGCGACCAAGCTATTAGATCGTTTTGAACTAGATATTGTGATTGCAGAAAACGGTCAACAGGCGGTTGATGTAATCAAGTCGTGTGATGGTGCATTTGACCTTGTCTTAATGGATATTCAGATGCCAGTGATGGATGGTATGGAAGCCACCCGTATCCTCCGTGAAACTTATGATAAAGAGCGACTGACGATCATCGCGTTAACTGCCAACGTTATGCAAAGCGAGGTAGATAAATACCTGAGCATAGGCATGAATGCGCACCTCGGAAAGCCATTTAAAACCGATGAGCTGGATAAGGTTCTGGAGAAGTATCTTTTTAAGCGAGAGTGTTTAGCAAGTAAAGCTGAGTAG
- a CDS encoding cytochrome-c peroxidase — MGIKYVVAVFSALAMVFLTLALQFYFFKDTRRHQPVINNSAELVTYSSQWVDAAIQPLPRLEYYDVGWVQLGKALFKSPLLSADNTTSCASCHDLYNGGDDGFPVSVGINQQLGSRNAPSVINAVFNFRQFWDGRSPDLTSQLPLPIHNPLEMASNWSQVIGKLNQQPHFVNSFEALSEDGITPENITKAIVAFQKSLVSENTPIDAYLLGNEKALTVQQQRGYRKFVELGCVTCHQGRNIGGNIYQKMGRLDRMPKALLNDAGRYQLTRNEQDKFVFKVPSLRNVAHTGPYFHNGSVVQLSDAIRIMASGQLGLELSDEDVSDLEALLHAFSGELPRSLKE, encoded by the coding sequence ATGGGTATCAAGTATGTGGTGGCTGTATTTAGCGCGCTGGCAATGGTATTTTTAACGCTTGCGTTGCAATTTTATTTTTTCAAAGACACTCGCCGTCACCAGCCAGTTATTAATAACAGCGCAGAGTTAGTCACTTATTCCAGCCAATGGGTAGATGCCGCCATTCAACCCTTGCCACGCCTGGAATACTATGATGTTGGCTGGGTTCAGCTTGGCAAAGCCTTGTTTAAAAGCCCATTGCTTTCGGCGGACAACACAACATCCTGTGCTTCTTGTCATGACCTCTATAATGGCGGCGATGACGGTTTTCCCGTCTCTGTTGGTATAAATCAGCAGCTGGGGAGTCGCAATGCCCCGAGTGTAATTAATGCGGTCTTTAACTTCAGGCAATTCTGGGATGGGCGCAGTCCCGACCTGACCAGTCAGTTGCCGTTACCCATCCATAACCCGTTAGAGATGGCCAGCAATTGGTCACAAGTGATAGGCAAACTCAATCAACAGCCGCACTTTGTTAACAGCTTCGAAGCTCTGTCCGAAGACGGGATCACCCCTGAGAATATCACCAAGGCCATAGTCGCCTTCCAGAAGTCACTGGTATCCGAAAATACGCCCATTGACGCTTACCTGTTAGGTAATGAAAAGGCGTTAACGGTGCAACAGCAGCGCGGATATCGAAAGTTTGTTGAACTAGGCTGTGTGACCTGCCATCAGGGGCGTAATATCGGAGGCAATATTTATCAGAAAATGGGTCGCCTGGATCGTATGCCCAAAGCATTACTCAATGACGCCGGGCGGTATCAGTTAACCCGTAACGAGCAAGATAAGTTTGTCTTTAAAGTGCCCAGTTTACGGAACGTTGCACATACAGGACCGTATTTTCACAATGGTTCTGTGGTGCAATTGTCGGATGCGATCCGGATAATGGCGAGCGGACAGCTAGGGTTAGAACTCAGTGATGAGGATGTCTCTGATCTGGAAGCGCTGCTACATGCCTTTTCAGGTGAACTGCCGAGGTCATTAAAAGAATGA
- a CDS encoding GNAT family N-acetyltransferase encodes MITIKKLRPADIEAVKSIELASEQVCFAGTAQEFLEEICETTHLHVIYHQDTLVGYFKLDLAYAEKFAYCPTGALGIRAFVIGQQYQGKGLGSAAMVAVLGYLAEHYAQFRWLYLGVNCQNPGAYACYKKAGLTECEDKYLGGPAGPQYIMYSEIKQN; translated from the coding sequence TCCATTGAGCTGGCCTCCGAGCAGGTTTGTTTTGCTGGCACGGCGCAAGAATTTCTCGAAGAGATCTGTGAGACCACGCATCTCCATGTTATTTATCATCAGGACACTTTGGTTGGCTACTTTAAGCTGGATCTGGCGTATGCAGAAAAGTTTGCTTATTGCCCGACCGGCGCGCTTGGTATACGTGCGTTTGTGATTGGTCAGCAGTATCAGGGGAAAGGGTTGGGCAGTGCGGCAATGGTGGCCGTGTTAGGTTACCTGGCGGAACATTATGCACAATTCCGTTGGCTATATCTGGGTGTTAATTGTCAAAATCCGGGTGCATATGCCTGTTATAAGAAAGCCGGGCTAACTGAATGTGAAGACAAATATTTGGGTGGTCCTGCTGGCCCTCAATACATAATGTACAGTGAAATTAAGCAAAACTAA